A single window of Anaerocolumna chitinilytica DNA harbors:
- a CDS encoding CatB-related O-acetyltransferase, translating to MILFRALISPFASKYLQERRNAKWRKANRHNLTTISYNSPMNLIKVGKGTYGHINAHFYGSKKEGLNIGNFCSIAGNVDFVLGGEHNYKRASNYPYPELTYHTQYDAICKGPITVEDDVWIGFGAIILSGVTLGRGCVVGAGSVVAKDIPPYAIYAGNRILKYRFNQEIITRLMEIDFNNVNIKNYQKYSQSEITEENVNAIVKSMRKKE from the coding sequence ATGATACTTTTTAGAGCATTGATTTCGCCTTTTGCTTCAAAATACCTTCAGGAAAGAAGAAATGCAAAATGGCGGAAAGCCAACCGTCATAACCTGACAACGATAAGCTACAATAGTCCAATGAATCTGATAAAAGTAGGGAAAGGCACCTACGGACATATCAATGCACATTTTTATGGATCGAAGAAGGAAGGACTCAATATTGGAAATTTCTGTTCGATAGCCGGAAATGTAGATTTTGTCCTGGGAGGTGAACATAATTATAAAAGAGCTTCCAATTATCCATATCCGGAACTTACGTACCACACACAATATGATGCCATCTGTAAAGGACCTATTACGGTTGAAGATGATGTATGGATTGGATTTGGAGCAATTATCCTTTCAGGGGTGACCTTAGGAAGGGGATGTGTGGTAGGAGCAGGCAGTGTGGTTGCAAAAGATATACCACCTTATGCAATCTATGCAGGAAATCGCATCCTTAAATATCGTTTTAATCAAGAAATTATAACCAGATTAATGGAAATTGATTTTAATAATGTTAACATTAAGAATTATCAAAAGTATTCACAGAGTGAGATTACTGAAGAAAATGTTAATGCAATTGTAAAATCCATGAGGAAAAAGGAATAA
- a CDS encoding ABC transporter ATP-binding protein, which translates to MNNKGTMNGPGGMGGMGGAVEKSQDFKGTWIKLIQYCKEYLPVIIFALVAAAIGTVLQIIGPDRLKDMTNEIAKGLPALINGKAVIGVINMDRVVRIASLLVCFYAGSALLNFTQSYIMATVTQKISKTMRTDISQKINRLPLRYFDSTSYGDVLSRVTNDVDAIGQTMNQSIGTLVTSITMFVGSLIMMFYTNWILALTAVLASVIGFALMMIIMAKSQKYFTAQQEGLGSVNGHIEEIYSGHNIVKVYNGGKEAKKTFEEINDKLYDSAWKSQFLSGLMMPLMQFIGNFGYVAVCVVGAVLAMNGNISFGVIVAFMMYIRLFTQPLSQMAQAANNLQRTAAAGERVFEFLEETELEDESQKVKGLQNIKGDVEFKHVRFGYVPEKIIIHDFSAKVKPGQKVAIVGPTGAGKTTIVNLLMRFYDLDGGEILLDGTPISQVPRENVHEQFGMVLQDSWLFEGTIKENIVYSKQGITDEQVVKACKTVGLHHFIKTMPDGYDTVLNDKASLSEGQKQLITIARAMIQNAPLLILDEATSSVDTRTERIVQSAMDQLTAGRTSFVIAHRLSTIKNADLILVMKDGDIIESGSHDELLAHSGFYAELYNSQFEVAV; encoded by the coding sequence ATGAATAATAAAGGAACAATGAATGGTCCCGGAGGAATGGGAGGAATGGGAGGAGCAGTTGAGAAGTCCCAGGATTTTAAAGGTACATGGATTAAGCTGATTCAATATTGTAAAGAATATCTTCCTGTTATTATCTTTGCATTAGTGGCAGCAGCTATCGGTACAGTGCTGCAGATTATTGGTCCTGATAGATTAAAAGATATGACCAATGAGATTGCAAAAGGGTTACCGGCCTTAATAAATGGGAAAGCGGTGATAGGGGTAATTAATATGGACAGGGTAGTCCGTATTGCATCCTTGCTCGTATGTTTTTATGCCGGCTCTGCCCTGTTGAATTTTACACAAAGTTATATAATGGCTACGGTTACGCAGAAAATATCCAAAACCATGCGCACCGATATTTCACAAAAAATTAACCGGCTGCCCCTTCGATATTTTGACAGTACCAGCTATGGCGATGTGCTAAGCCGGGTTACCAATGATGTAGATGCTATTGGACAGACTATGAATCAAAGTATTGGTACACTGGTTACCTCCATTACCATGTTTGTCGGTTCATTAATTATGATGTTTTATACAAATTGGATTCTGGCGCTGACTGCAGTACTTGCAAGTGTAATCGGTTTTGCCTTAATGATGATTATTATGGCAAAATCCCAGAAATATTTTACCGCACAGCAGGAAGGACTTGGCAGTGTTAATGGGCATATTGAAGAGATTTATTCCGGTCATAATATCGTTAAGGTATATAACGGTGGAAAAGAAGCAAAAAAGACCTTTGAAGAGATTAATGACAAGTTATATGACAGTGCGTGGAAATCACAGTTCTTATCCGGCTTGATGATGCCGTTAATGCAGTTCATCGGAAATTTCGGTTATGTAGCTGTTTGTGTTGTCGGTGCGGTATTGGCTATGAATGGGAATATTTCTTTTGGTGTAATTGTTGCATTTATGATGTATATCCGTTTGTTTACACAGCCGCTGTCTCAGATGGCACAGGCCGCAAATAATTTACAAAGGACAGCTGCTGCCGGAGAACGTGTTTTTGAGTTCTTAGAAGAAACCGAACTGGAAGACGAGAGCCAGAAGGTGAAGGGATTACAGAATATAAAGGGTGATGTGGAATTTAAGCATGTCAGATTCGGATATGTACCTGAAAAAATTATTATTCATGATTTCTCTGCAAAAGTAAAACCGGGACAGAAGGTTGCAATAGTTGGTCCTACTGGTGCAGGTAAGACTACGATTGTAAATTTACTCATGAGATTTTATGATTTGGATGGTGGTGAGATTCTATTGGATGGAACACCTATCAGTCAGGTACCCAGGGAGAATGTCCATGAACAATTTGGTATGGTATTACAGGACTCCTGGCTTTTTGAAGGCACAATAAAAGAGAATATTGTTTACAGTAAACAGGGAATTACAGATGAACAGGTGGTTAAGGCCTGCAAGACTGTAGGATTGCACCATTTTATCAAAACCATGCCGGATGGATATGATACAGTCCTAAATGATAAAGCCAGTCTGTCGGAAGGACAAAAGCAGCTGATTACCATTGCCCGTGCCATGATACAGAATGCACCTCTTCTTATACTGGATGAAGCAACCAGTTCTGTGGATACCCGTACGGAACGCATTGTACAATCTGCAATGGACCAGTTAACGGCTGGCAGAACTTCCTTTGTTATTGCACACAGGCTTTCTACCATTAAAAATGCAGACTTGATACTTGTGATGAAAGATGGAGATATTATTGAGAGCGGCAGTCACGACGAACTGCTTGCACACAGCGGGTTCTATGCAGAACTTTATAATAGCCAGTTTGAAGTAGCTGTATAA
- a CDS encoding glycosyl hydrolase family 18 protein has protein sequence MRSHINLICKVFILCLCLIIPSILYMGHKENIEAGTIQLNYSTISLVTGNTKTLYVAGTKSKVSWSSGKRSVAVVSTGGKVTAKASGTAIIYASVAGKKLSCKVIVKEPIKLNYSSITLEKGMAKTLKVTGTTSKVTWTTSKSTVAAVALGGKVTGKSEGTATIYASVSGKRLSSKVTVKPPKVTVTPTPVPTVVPEVNTSLKLVGYYAAWAKYSGFSPDKLDATKLTHINYAFANINSDHKIILGYPDVDAANISQLNQLKQINPKLKTIIAVGGWSWSDQFSDAALTQASRDTFADSAVDFIIKYGFDGIDIDWEYPVSGGLSTNIYRPEDKYNFTLFMKTLREKLDARGLIDGKHYILSFAGGAGKWYANNTQLSELSKYVDYANVMTYDINGIWDSYTGFNSPLYSDAASNSYDSVDTGITSWVNAGFEKNKMIMGIPFYGYVYKSVPNSNNGLNQTFSGGSSISYGNIAANYLNASGYQHFFHSTQRVPWLFNGSTFISYENEQSITEKAGYIKKNGLSGAMVWELSQDPNKILLNALYQGLK, from the coding sequence TTGAGGTCACATATCAACTTAATATGCAAAGTATTTATCTTATGTTTGTGTCTAATCATTCCGTCAATTCTTTATATGGGGCACAAAGAAAATATTGAGGCAGGCACTATTCAGTTAAACTATAGCACCATTTCGCTGGTAACAGGTAATACAAAAACATTGTATGTAGCAGGCACCAAAAGTAAAGTCAGCTGGTCCTCCGGCAAAAGGTCGGTTGCTGTTGTTTCAACCGGGGGTAAAGTTACGGCGAAAGCATCCGGTACAGCGATAATTTATGCATCTGTAGCAGGAAAGAAATTATCCTGCAAAGTTATAGTAAAAGAGCCTATAAAATTAAACTACAGCTCAATTACACTTGAAAAAGGTATGGCAAAAACACTGAAAGTAACCGGTACAACAAGTAAGGTAACCTGGACAACCAGTAAAAGTACTGTTGCAGCGGTTGCTTTAGGAGGTAAAGTAACCGGGAAGAGTGAAGGAACGGCAACAATCTATGCCTCTGTATCTGGTAAAAGATTATCCAGTAAAGTAACGGTGAAGCCACCGAAAGTAACGGTAACGCCAACACCGGTGCCGACTGTAGTACCAGAAGTCAATACATCACTGAAATTAGTTGGCTATTATGCCGCATGGGCTAAATATTCCGGATTTTCACCGGATAAATTAGATGCCACTAAATTAACGCATATTAATTATGCCTTTGCCAATATCAATAGTGACCATAAAATTATTTTGGGCTATCCGGATGTTGATGCAGCTAATATCAGCCAGTTGAACCAGTTAAAACAGATAAATCCAAAACTTAAGACAATCATTGCAGTAGGGGGATGGTCCTGGTCAGATCAATTCTCAGATGCAGCATTGACTCAAGCTTCCCGAGATACCTTTGCTGACAGTGCAGTAGATTTTATTATCAAGTATGGCTTTGACGGGATTGACATTGATTGGGAGTATCCGGTTTCCGGTGGTTTGTCCACTAATATTTACAGACCGGAGGATAAATATAATTTTACTTTATTCATGAAGACTTTAAGGGAAAAGCTGGATGCCAGAGGTTTAATTGACGGAAAACATTACATTCTTTCCTTTGCGGGAGGGGCAGGGAAATGGTATGCAAATAACACTCAATTAAGTGAGTTAAGTAAGTATGTTGATTATGCTAATGTCATGACCTATGATATTAATGGTATTTGGGATTCATATACCGGGTTTAATTCACCTTTATATAGTGATGCTGCTTCTAATTCCTATGATAGTGTGGATACTGGTATAACTTCCTGGGTAAATGCCGGTTTTGAAAAGAATAAAATGATAATGGGGATTCCTTTTTATGGGTATGTCTATAAGTCAGTACCAAACAGTAATAATGGATTAAACCAGACCTTCTCCGGCGGTAGCTCTATCAGTTATGGAAACATTGCGGCTAATTATCTGAACGCAAGTGGTTATCAACATTTCTTTCACTCTACGCAAAGGGTACCCTGGTTATTTAACGGGTCTACATTCATCTCGTATGAGAATGAGCAATCCATTACAGAAAAAGCAGGCTATATTAAGAAAAATGGATTAAGCGGTGCAATGGTCTGGGAATTAAGCCAGGATCCGAACAAAATATTGTTGAATGCCTTATACCAAGGATTAAAATAA
- a CDS encoding DUF4177 domain-containing protein produces the protein MWEYRTETFDSIFDTKRSLKEKCNAILETCGNEGWELVNFQCVGGAGSMMILVFKRAK, from the coding sequence ATGTGGGAATACAGGACAGAGACATTTGATTCAATTTTTGATACTAAACGTTCGCTAAAAGAAAAATGCAATGCCATACTTGAAACATGTGGTAATGAAGGTTGGGAACTTGTTAACTTTCAATGTGTTGGTGGCGCAGGTTCAATGATGATATTGGTTTTTAAAAGAGCCAAATAA
- a CDS encoding GNAT family N-acetyltransferase: MRAEILLHTEKEEFISFCLKHKHEVDDSFLYEKDLENFSPNEENPTYIVKEDGNIIAAVSLILDDYHRRGRNGRFRIFYSEDKEFDTYSVLFKEILNGLKEIDKLFLFVPLVNTQLSENMKSLHFTIDRYVYLLLKEIRQPEKIELPVGYGIKSLQVGSEEESWCHIRNTAFSALKGNTTTITAEMVSKQINSPEYLEGGMLFLMHDNSPVGIVRGAHDDYEGEPAMNIGPLAILPAYQGKGLGKQLLRASIDFAQKRNYKKVMLCVNADNEKAKELYLKEGFLQVEGVATYEYPVI, encoded by the coding sequence ATGCGGGCAGAAATATTATTACATACGGAAAAAGAGGAGTTTATATCATTCTGCTTAAAGCATAAACATGAAGTAGATGATTCCTTCTTATATGAAAAGGACTTGGAGAACTTTTCTCCGAATGAGGAAAACCCAACATATATTGTGAAAGAAGACGGAAATATCATAGCAGCTGTCTCTCTAATATTGGACGACTATCATAGAAGGGGGAGGAATGGGCGTTTTCGAATCTTTTATTCTGAAGACAAGGAGTTTGATACTTATTCTGTCTTGTTTAAAGAAATATTAAATGGTTTAAAAGAAATTGACAAGCTGTTCTTGTTTGTTCCTCTTGTTAATACTCAGTTATCTGAGAATATGAAAAGTTTACATTTTACAATTGATAGATATGTATATCTCCTTCTGAAAGAAATCAGGCAGCCGGAGAAAATAGAATTACCGGTGGGTTATGGGATTAAAAGTCTTCAGGTTGGTTCAGAGGAAGAGAGTTGGTGCCATATCAGAAATACAGCCTTTTCAGCGCTGAAAGGGAACACGACAACTATTACTGCAGAGATGGTTAGTAAGCAGATAAACAGTCCGGAATACCTGGAAGGCGGCATGTTGTTTTTGATGCATGATAATAGTCCTGTGGGGATTGTCAGAGGTGCTCATGATGATTATGAAGGGGAACCAGCCATGAATATTGGCCCCTTAGCTATCCTTCCGGCATACCAGGGTAAAGGGTTAGGAAAGCAGCTGTTAAGAGCCTCCATTGATTTTGCACAAAAGAGGAATTACAAAAAAGTAATGCTTTGTGTCAATGCAGATAATGAAAAGGCAAAAGAACTGTACTTAAAGGAAGGATTTCTTCAAGTCGAAGGCGTAGCTACCTATGAATATCCTGTAATTTAA
- a CDS encoding MarR family winged helix-turn-helix transcriptional regulator produces the protein MDYKELAIQFLEKSYQFQKGKHHKPIDGIMHGEIFVVIFIEKTGRSVLPSEISSEMDISTARIAAALNNLEKKGLITRQIDVNDRRKILVDLTADGRELALKHKQMALKATAHMLELLGEEDSKNLIRIMDKLTELMPKFFDYEMKVRMEKE, from the coding sequence ATGGATTATAAAGAACTTGCAATACAATTTTTGGAAAAATCATATCAGTTTCAAAAAGGCAAACATCATAAACCAATTGATGGCATAATGCATGGAGAAATCTTTGTAGTTATATTTATTGAGAAAACCGGAAGAAGCGTATTGCCAAGTGAAATCAGCAGTGAGATGGATATCAGTACAGCCCGGATTGCTGCAGCACTGAATAATCTTGAGAAAAAAGGGCTGATCACTCGCCAGATAGATGTTAACGACCGGAGAAAGATTCTGGTTGATTTAACAGCAGACGGCAGAGAGCTTGCACTGAAACACAAACAAATGGCATTAAAAGCTACTGCACATATGCTGGAATTGCTTGGCGAAGAGGATTCGAAAAATCTTATACGTATAATGGATAAACTTACAGAACTGATGCCTAAGTTCTTTGATTATGAAATGAAAGTTAGAATGGAAAAAGAATAA
- a CDS encoding glycoside hydrolase family 43 protein translates to MQAYLFVHFKEKRTPDGEQVYFALSKDGFHWEEVNDGNPVLWSYYGDKGVRDFTIIRTKAGKFIIMATDLSLSYGMLNQYHNSWAEISRNGSKSLVLWESEDLVHWSAQRMVKLGDENFGCLWAPDIIYDKVQDEYLIHWSSPHSSNNYGDKGIYYSRTKDFTSFTKAELLYQKEDSGVIDSAMYEEKGKYYLFLKSEKNPEKIILMESEIITGPFKKLKEFDKSMEELAQGLYEAPTAVKLEDGRWCLFLDYYGCSAEEQGYVPFLTDTLSSGRFIRSDQSFWFPYGFKHGTILTITMEEYQSLKSLKKKPSEY, encoded by the coding sequence ATGCAGGCATATCTATTTGTGCATTTTAAAGAAAAAAGAACCCCTGATGGTGAACAGGTATACTTTGCTCTCAGTAAAGATGGCTTTCATTGGGAAGAAGTAAACGACGGCAATCCGGTTTTATGGAGTTACTATGGGGATAAGGGAGTTAGAGATTTTACTATTATAAGAACGAAAGCTGGTAAATTTATTATTATGGCTACAGACCTAAGTCTTTCCTACGGTATGTTGAATCAATATCATAATTCTTGGGCTGAAATCAGCCGAAACGGGAGTAAAAGTCTGGTGCTATGGGAGTCTGAGGATTTAGTCCATTGGTCAGCGCAGCGAATGGTAAAATTGGGAGATGAAAACTTTGGCTGCCTGTGGGCTCCGGATATTATATATGATAAGGTACAGGATGAGTACCTGATACACTGGTCCTCTCCTCACAGCAGCAACAACTACGGTGATAAGGGCATCTATTATTCCAGAACAAAGGATTTTACCTCCTTTACAAAGGCAGAATTATTATATCAGAAGGAAGACAGTGGGGTTATTGATTCAGCCATGTATGAAGAAAAAGGAAAATATTATTTATTTCTCAAGAGTGAAAAAAACCCGGAAAAAATTATTCTGATGGAGTCAGAGATAATAACCGGTCCATTCAAAAAGTTAAAGGAGTTTGATAAGAGTATGGAGGAGCTTGCCCAGGGACTATATGAAGCACCAACAGCAGTAAAATTGGAGGACGGAAGGTGGTGTCTGTTTTTAGATTATTATGGCTGCTCAGCTGAAGAGCAGGGGTATGTACCCTTCCTTACGGATACCTTATCATCCGGCAGATTTATTCGTTCAGATCAATCCTTTTGGTTCCCCTATGGTTTTAAACATGGTACCATCCTGACGATTACCATGGAAGAATATCAAAGCTTAAAATCATTGAAAAAGAAACCTTCTGAGTATTAA
- a CDS encoding zinc ribbon domain-containing protein, producing MMKGIRNLFRGREEQETEEEDNTIENGSVETITVVCESCGAPNKISNNTFCEYCGSPLSYPAVSNTAPSESGTKTSTATKQALDLTNLDKEYSLSTGFYTAGIDIPIGICNVSAISGSGNISSSDYEINEVFGTERGDVHSFKGLKLSRGVILEISGRLTVQLIYKSVEDNFSGRNYNMSGAKELTTGNYVAGRHFPAGVYNIEAVSGSGNLSTDDVGINEVFGLDEEDVSEIKNVYLPKGIKLSLEGDMSIKLIPELN from the coding sequence ATGATGAAAGGAATAAGGAATTTATTTAGAGGAAGAGAAGAACAGGAGACAGAGGAAGAAGATAATACTATAGAAAATGGATCCGTTGAAACAATAACTGTTGTATGCGAAAGCTGCGGTGCTCCAAATAAAATAAGCAATAACACTTTTTGTGAGTATTGCGGGTCACCGCTTAGTTATCCTGCAGTTAGTAATACAGCACCCTCTGAGTCAGGTACTAAAACCTCAACTGCTACAAAGCAAGCTTTGGACTTAACAAACTTGGATAAGGAATATTCCTTGTCAACGGGCTTTTATACGGCAGGTATTGATATTCCAATAGGCATCTGTAATGTATCTGCTATTTCAGGAAGCGGTAATATTTCCAGCTCAGATTATGAAATCAATGAAGTATTCGGCACCGAACGTGGGGATGTACATTCTTTCAAAGGGCTGAAATTGTCTAGAGGTGTTATATTGGAGATTTCGGGAAGGCTGACAGTTCAACTAATCTATAAATCAGTGGAAGATAACTTTTCCGGACGTAATTATAATATGTCAGGGGCAAAGGAGTTAACAACCGGAAATTACGTGGCTGGCAGACATTTTCCAGCCGGTGTTTATAATATAGAAGCAGTGTCAGGTTCCGGTAATCTCAGCACGGATGATGTAGGAATTAATGAGGTATTTGGACTTGATGAGGAAGATGTCAGTGAAATAAAGAATGTATATCTGCCGAAGGGTATTAAACTTTCTTTAGAGGGTGACATGTCAATTAAATTGATTCCAGAGTTAAATTGA
- a CDS encoding ABC transporter ATP-binding protein, translated as MLRIFKYLKLKEWLQAAISLIFIITQVWLDLKLPDYMAGITKLVQMPGSKMSDIWEQGIYMLLCAFGSVISAIIVGFFAARIAASFSQRLRSMLFSKVDSFSMEEINRFSTSSLITRSTNDITQIQMLVTMGLQMIIKAPIMAVWAITKIAGKGFEWSLATGAAVLVLVVMIAFIMVFVIPKFKKMQMLTDNLNQVTRENLTGLRVVRAYNAENYQEEKFEKANDELTGTQLYTSRGMAVMMPVMSMIMSGISLAIYWIGAYLIDGAQAMDKLTIFSNMVVFSSYAVQVIMSFMMLIMLFILMPRATVSARRINEVLDTQPTILDGLLTEGNLSLTGEVEFKNVSFRYPGAAEYVLQDVSFSVKKGETIAFIGSTGSGKSTLINLVPRFFDATEGEVLIDGINVKDYKGEALYNKIGYVPQKAVLFRGRVSSNVAYGENGKEPATIEQIKQAVSIAQGSDFVEAMDGGYNADISQGGKNVSGGQKQRLAIARAVSRKPEIYIFDDSFSALDYKTDRVLRSALKKETSGVTSMIIAQRIGTIIDADKIIVLDEGRVVGEGTHKELLTTCQVYKEIAMSQLSEEELA; from the coding sequence ATGCTTAGAATATTTAAGTATTTAAAATTAAAAGAATGGCTGCAGGCTGCCATCAGTCTTATATTCATTATTACACAGGTCTGGCTTGACCTTAAGCTGCCGGATTATATGGCAGGAATTACGAAACTGGTACAGATGCCCGGCAGTAAGATGAGTGATATTTGGGAGCAAGGTATTTATATGCTTCTATGTGCTTTTGGAAGTGTTATTTCTGCAATCATTGTAGGTTTTTTTGCTGCTCGGATAGCAGCCTCCTTTTCACAGAGACTTCGCAGTATGCTGTTTTCCAAAGTGGATTCCTTTTCCATGGAGGAAATCAACCGTTTTTCTACTTCAAGTCTGATAACACGTTCTACAAATGATATTACACAGATACAAATGCTTGTTACTATGGGTCTGCAAATGATAATAAAAGCACCAATTATGGCTGTTTGGGCTATTACCAAAATTGCAGGCAAGGGTTTCGAATGGTCACTGGCTACAGGAGCGGCAGTATTGGTTCTGGTTGTTATGATTGCGTTTATCATGGTTTTTGTTATCCCTAAGTTTAAAAAAATGCAGATGCTTACAGATAACCTGAATCAGGTCACCAGGGAGAATCTGACAGGGCTTCGTGTGGTTCGTGCATACAATGCTGAAAATTATCAGGAAGAGAAGTTTGAGAAGGCGAATGATGAATTAACCGGAACACAGCTTTATACTAGTCGTGGAATGGCAGTTATGATGCCGGTAATGAGTATGATTATGAGCGGTATATCCCTTGCCATTTACTGGATTGGAGCTTATTTAATCGACGGTGCACAGGCAATGGATAAGCTGACAATATTCTCAAATATGGTGGTATTCTCTTCCTATGCCGTACAGGTAATTATGTCCTTCATGATGTTGATCATGCTCTTTATCCTTATGCCTAGAGCTACTGTATCGGCCAGACGTATTAATGAGGTGTTAGATACTCAGCCGACTATCTTAGATGGCCTTCTGACGGAAGGGAACCTAAGTCTTACCGGTGAAGTGGAATTTAAAAATGTAAGCTTTCGTTATCCCGGCGCAGCAGAATATGTACTGCAGGATGTCAGCTTTTCCGTAAAAAAAGGTGAGACCATCGCATTTATTGGTTCTACAGGCAGCGGTAAAAGTACATTGATAAATCTGGTTCCCCGTTTCTTTGATGCCACGGAAGGGGAGGTGCTGATTGACGGGATCAATGTGAAAGATTATAAAGGTGAAGCTTTGTATAATAAAATAGGCTATGTTCCGCAAAAAGCAGTGTTATTCCGCGGCAGAGTAAGCTCAAATGTGGCATATGGGGAGAATGGTAAAGAACCTGCTACGATAGAGCAGATTAAACAGGCTGTATCAATAGCACAGGGATCTGACTTTGTAGAAGCAATGGATGGCGGATATAATGCAGACATTTCACAAGGCGGCAAGAATGTTTCAGGCGGTCAGAAACAAAGGCTTGCTATTGCCCGTGCAGTAAGCCGAAAACCGGAAATCTATATTTTTGATGACAGCTTTTCAGCCTTGGATTACAAAACGGACCGTGTGCTAAGGAGTGCTTTGAAAAAAGAAACCTCCGGAGTTACCAGTATGATCATAGCACAGCGAATCGGGACAATTATAGATGCAGATAAGATTATTGTTTTGGACGAAGGCAGGGTTGTTGGTGAGGGTACCCATAAAGAACTACTGACAACCTGTCAGGTATATAAGGAAATTGCAATGTCACAGCTTAGTGAGGAGGAACTGGCATAA